The Gemmatimonadales bacterium genome includes a window with the following:
- a CDS encoding bifunctional oligoribonuclease/PAP phosphatase NrnA codes for MPINLTDDKRSAARELAQALTPGASVCLTTHVNPDGDGLGSEIGLVHLLRGIGVSATIANPTRTPARFNFLFEGLPGVDRSEEAVKALRRADFIVVLDISDIERLGMLADTVRERGVPVGCIDHHVSQGTLPNGPRYVDPSAAATGELIVEIAAANGWPLTHAVARALYVAILTDTGGFRFSNTHPRTLRIAAELLDQGIDPEAIYLDVYAGAPEGRVRLLAEVLQTLVVEPDTGLAWVTVPPGAVERHRVSSDDLDGIIEHARSIAGVRMALLFREIGQGRIKVSLRSVGPVDVAGFAKPFGGGGHVKAAGLSLPGALSEVQAQVLSAARGYLEAYRG; via the coding sequence ATGCCTATCAATTTGACCGACGACAAACGGTCCGCCGCTCGCGAATTGGCGCAGGCCCTGACGCCCGGCGCATCGGTCTGCCTCACGACGCACGTCAATCCGGATGGTGACGGCCTTGGCAGCGAAATTGGCTTGGTGCACCTGCTGCGGGGCATCGGTGTCTCGGCCACCATCGCCAACCCGACTCGCACGCCAGCCCGCTTCAACTTCCTTTTCGAAGGACTTCCCGGCGTCGATCGCAGCGAAGAGGCGGTCAAGGCCTTGCGCCGAGCCGATTTCATCGTGGTGCTCGATATCAGTGACATCGAGCGCCTCGGGATGCTGGCGGATACGGTCAGAGAACGGGGCGTACCGGTCGGCTGCATCGATCATCACGTCAGTCAGGGAACCCTGCCTAACGGTCCCCGTTATGTCGATCCGTCGGCTGCGGCCACCGGGGAACTGATCGTCGAGATTGCCGCAGCCAACGGCTGGCCGCTCACCCATGCAGTGGCCCGCGCCCTGTACGTCGCCATTCTAACGGATACCGGCGGCTTCCGGTTCAGCAATACCCACCCGCGCACGCTCCGTATCGCGGCGGAACTGCTCGATCAGGGCATCGACCCGGAGGCGATCTACCTCGACGTCTACGCCGGCGCGCCCGAAGGGCGGGTTCGGCTGCTTGCCGAGGTGCTGCAGACCCTGGTCGTCGAGCCGGACACCGGTTTGGCATGGGTCACTGTGCCACCAGGCGCCGTCGAGCGCCATCGCGTCAGCTCGGACGACTTGGACGGCATCATCGAACATGCCCGGTCGATCGCAGGCGTCCGCATGGCGCTCCTCTTCCGCGAGATCGGGCAGGGACGGATCAAAGTCTCGCTCCGGTCCGTCGGGCCCGTCGATGTCGCCGGCTTTGCCAAGCCCTTTGGGGGGGGAGGACACGTCAAGGCCGCAGGTCTGTCGCTCCCGGGGGCCCTCTCCGAAGTGCAAGCCCAGGTTCTCTCGGCCGCGAGGGGCTATCTGGAGGCTTATCGGGGCTGA
- a CDS encoding ABC transporter permease, protein MRFRNAGLSGRLDRLSVERLACAAGLPRPLAARVAEVIVESRLPDERREEVFRELVAHFEDGIAAGRTPEELLTAFGDGKQAAALIGRSKRTVTPELLGGSGPRDSWAHQAVRDLRYAVRRLAARPAFTVIAVLSLALGIGANAAVFTLVNDVIFRKPPIERPEQVVEIYRTDAENDFLPISYPDLEDLNRLDAFEGVGGFRMAYASIVGQPEPERITLQLVSGNFFSILGIKAERGRMIQAADAPAPGVGSVAVLSDRYWRRVFGADPSVIGRTLSLTAGDYTIIGVATPAFEGSLRGISTDVYIPLTRTVDLTPGSRNEATDRANHSIFVRARLRSGGSIPEAEVATQGLAASLREQRLESWEGKADFTIIPAADVIFYPPVDSMLRPLITVLMVVVGLVLVIACANLAGFLLARAIDRRKEIGVRLSLGATRGQLVRQLLVETVLLGAVGGVLGVIVGRLSLRAVLAADLPLPAPVTLDLPLDWRVLTFTTAVSIVAGLLAGLAPALQATRVDLAGVIREESAGGGRQKSGLRNALVTAQVAVSVVLLLAAGLFVRSLSALRSVDPGFGKDPAALVWVMFGGSNTPEGIRQSAARMHEAVRVLPGVTAVGVGQNVHLNLLNRNMATITVDGVEPPPGEVGFALDRMSIDTGYVRAVGLRLTAGRNLTATDLLPGASPVALVNEAFAGRYFPGVDPIGRHYRVQGRAIEIVGIVANAKIRDLAEAPRPFAYDALGVMNEFSEGWFVVSAPGDAYGLLRSVVRTIRQVDPNVLIMEQRTMRQHLDVTALPVQLGAGALTGFALLALVMASLGLYGSVSYSVSQRVREVGIRLSLGADRGAVIRMLMWGGIRLALIGIGIGLVVGLAFARVIESTLYAVRAFDPVTLLIVPVVLLGVTGLAAFVPARRAGTVDPVKALRQT, encoded by the coding sequence ATGCGATTCAGAAATGCTGGATTGTCGGGGCGGCTCGACCGCCTGAGCGTGGAACGGCTGGCGTGTGCTGCCGGCCTGCCGCGCCCGCTGGCTGCACGGGTAGCGGAGGTCATCGTGGAGAGCCGGCTGCCGGATGAGCGCAGAGAAGAAGTCTTTCGGGAGCTGGTTGCGCACTTCGAAGACGGCATTGCCGCCGGACGGACACCCGAGGAACTCCTGACGGCCTTCGGCGACGGCAAGCAGGCGGCCGCCCTGATCGGTCGTTCCAAACGCACCGTCACGCCGGAGCTGCTGGGTGGGTCGGGCCCGCGGGATAGCTGGGCTCACCAGGCCGTTCGGGATCTCCGCTATGCCGTCAGGCGCCTCGCGGCTCGGCCGGCTTTCACCGTGATCGCGGTGCTGTCGCTTGCGTTGGGCATCGGGGCCAACGCGGCGGTCTTCACCCTGGTCAACGATGTGATCTTCCGGAAGCCTCCCATCGAACGGCCCGAGCAAGTCGTCGAGATCTACCGGACCGATGCGGAGAACGACTTTCTTCCGATCTCCTATCCGGATCTGGAAGACCTGAATCGCCTCGATGCGTTCGAGGGGGTCGGGGGCTTCCGCATGGCCTACGCATCGATCGTCGGCCAGCCAGAGCCCGAACGCATCACGCTGCAGCTCGTGTCGGGCAACTTCTTCTCGATCCTGGGCATCAAGGCCGAGCGGGGGCGGATGATTCAGGCCGCCGATGCCCCCGCGCCGGGGGTCGGCTCGGTGGCGGTGCTCAGCGACCGCTACTGGCGCCGCGTCTTCGGAGCGGACCCGTCCGTCATCGGCCGCACGCTCTCGCTGACGGCGGGTGACTATACGATAATCGGTGTGGCAACCCCGGCCTTCGAAGGGAGCCTGCGCGGCATCTCGACCGACGTCTACATCCCGCTGACCAGGACGGTCGATCTGACGCCGGGAAGCCGCAACGAAGCCACCGACCGCGCCAACCATTCGATCTTCGTCCGGGCTCGCCTGCGGAGCGGTGGTTCGATCCCTGAAGCCGAGGTGGCAACCCAAGGGCTGGCCGCCAGCCTTCGCGAGCAACGGCTCGAATCGTGGGAAGGCAAGGCAGACTTCACCATCATACCGGCCGCAGACGTGATCTTCTACCCACCTGTCGACAGCATGCTCCGACCGTTGATCACGGTCCTGATGGTTGTCGTCGGCCTCGTCCTGGTGATTGCCTGTGCTAACCTGGCGGGATTTCTGCTGGCGCGAGCTATCGATCGCCGGAAGGAAATCGGCGTCCGGCTGAGCCTTGGTGCAACGCGCGGCCAGTTGGTGCGGCAGTTGCTGGTCGAAACCGTGCTGCTAGGTGCGGTCGGTGGCGTGCTCGGTGTCATTGTCGGCCGCCTGTCACTCCGCGCCGTGCTGGCGGCCGACTTACCGCTCCCGGCACCCGTGACGCTCGATTTGCCGCTGGATTGGCGCGTTTTGACCTTCACAACGGCCGTTTCGATCGTCGCCGGCCTTCTGGCCGGACTCGCGCCGGCTCTGCAGGCAACCCGTGTCGATCTTGCCGGCGTCATTCGTGAGGAAAGCGCCGGCGGCGGGCGCCAGAAGAGCGGGCTTCGCAATGCGCTGGTGACTGCGCAGGTGGCGGTATCCGTCGTGCTTCTCCTGGCGGCTGGGCTGTTTGTCCGGAGCCTGAGTGCGCTCCGGAGCGTGGACCCCGGGTTCGGCAAGGACCCGGCCGCGCTCGTCTGGGTCATGTTCGGCGGAAGCAATACGCCAGAAGGGATTCGGCAATCGGCCGCTCGGATGCATGAGGCGGTTCGGGTGCTGCCTGGTGTGACGGCGGTCGGAGTTGGGCAGAATGTCCATCTCAACCTGCTCAACCGGAACATGGCCACTATCACCGTCGACGGCGTCGAACCGCCTCCGGGTGAGGTTGGATTTGCCCTCGACCGTATGAGCATCGACACAGGCTATGTTCGCGCGGTCGGCCTGCGCCTCACGGCCGGCCGCAACCTGACCGCGACCGATCTGCTGCCCGGCGCATCGCCTGTTGCGCTGGTCAACGAGGCCTTTGCCGGCAGATACTTTCCTGGCGTCGATCCGATAGGTAGGCATTACCGGGTCCAGGGTCGGGCAATCGAGATCGTCGGCATCGTTGCCAACGCCAAGATCCGCGACCTGGCCGAAGCGCCCAGGCCTTTCGCCTACGATGCGCTGGGAGTGATGAACGAGTTTTCTGAGGGCTGGTTCGTCGTCTCGGCACCGGGAGACGCGTATGGCTTGCTGCGTTCGGTAGTGCGCACGATACGCCAGGTCGATCCCAACGTCCTGATTATGGAGCAGCGGACTATGCGGCAGCACCTCGATGTGACTGCCCTCCCGGTCCAGCTCGGCGCAGGCGCTTTGACCGGGTTTGCCCTGTTGGCCCTAGTCATGGCATCGCTCGGCCTCTATGGCTCGGTCAGCTACTCAGTGTCACAGCGGGTTCGCGAAGTGGGCATTCGCCTCTCACTCGGCGCGGATCGGGGTGCCGTGATCCGAATGCTGATGTGGGGTGGGATTCGCCTGGCCCTCATCGGGATCGGTATTGGACTGGTCGTTGGATTGGCCTTCGCGCGCGTGATCGAGAGCACCCTCTACGCGGTTCGAGCGTTCGACCCGGTCACCCTGCTGATCGTTCCCGTCGTGCTGCTCGGTGTGACTGGCCTCGCTGCCTTTGTGCCTGCGCGACGAGCGGGCACCGTCGATCCGGTCAAGGCGCTGCGACAGACCTGA
- a CDS encoding PadR family transcriptional regulator, producing MELRRELIRGAGPAAVLQLLKHRDRYGYELVEALSARSEGVLAMGQSTLYPLLYNLESKGLVRSRWVELPSGRRRRYYGITDAGLAMLEDHRARWQELFQAMVSLGLVAPDSAEA from the coding sequence ATGGAACTGCGACGAGAGTTGATCCGAGGGGCCGGTCCTGCCGCGGTGCTGCAATTGCTCAAGCACCGCGACCGCTATGGCTACGAGCTGGTGGAGGCACTCTCCGCCCGATCGGAGGGCGTGCTCGCGATGGGACAATCGACCCTGTACCCCCTGCTGTATAATCTCGAGTCGAAGGGACTCGTTCGCAGCCGCTGGGTCGAGCTTCCATCCGGTCGTCGGCGCCGGTACTACGGGATCACCGATGCGGGGCTCGCAATGCTCGAAGATCACCGCGCGCGCTGGCAGGAACTCTTTCAGGCGATGGTGAGTCTCGGCCTCGTCGCCCCAGACAGTGCGGAGGCCTGA
- a CDS encoding ABC transporter permease — protein sequence MRSNPRAGLVGRLDRLGVERLARGAGLPQPLAARVAEVVVGSGLADVRRDEVFRELVAHFEDGLAAGRTAEDLLASFGDGGYTAELIRREKRIVTPAPLGGTGPRDSWIRQLLRDTRYAIRRLTARPAFTAIAVLSLALGIGANTAIFTLINDVILRKPPLVRPQELVDIYRSDAANDFVPLTYPDLEDLARRRDVFADVAGYRLFFASGVDQEAPTRITAQLVSGNYFHVLGLTAAHGRLIEAADAPAPGAGAVAVLGYRYWQRAYGSDPSVVGQTLRLSIGEYTIIGVLAPGFDGAVRGAVSELYIPLTRLGDVAPGMQQEFTTRSSHSIFVRARLNPGGSVPQAQAAVSAVAASYREQGLEGWQGKGDFVIVPSADVIVYPPVDALLRPLMVMLMVVVGMVLIIACANLAGFLLARAIDRKKEIGVRLSLGATRLQLVRQLLVETVLLGTIGGVVGVLLGRAGLQAVLAADLPLPIPVTLDLSLDWRVLAFTTIVSIAAGVLCGLVPALQATRLDLAGVIRDESAGGGRNKSVMRSALVMGQVVVSVVLLVVAGLFVRSLDALRTVDPGFGSRPAALVWVMYGGNRTADEVKRSVDRARDHLAALPGVESVGLTENVHLNLLNSETVRITVDGVEPPPGEVAFTVDRAGIDTGFIAAARLRMVAGRNLTAFDLDSAAPPVAIVNEAFAAKFWPDRDPVGRRYRVGGREVEVVGVVATAKIRNLAENSRPFIYDASVGNGFTNGWFVVSTRGDADAMLAAAVRAVRQADPNVLIMEQRTMARHLEITALPIKLGASALTGFALLALLMAAIGLYGSVSYAVAQRSREVGIRLSLGADRQSVIRMLMWGGLRLVLIGTGLGMVLGFAFGRIMEASLYGVPALDPVTLLIVPTVLLGITTLAAYLPARRAGKVDPSIALRQA from the coding sequence ATGCGCAGCAATCCCAGGGCAGGACTGGTGGGCCGGCTCGACCGGCTGGGGGTCGAGCGTCTGGCGCGGGGAGCCGGATTGCCGCAGCCGCTCGCGGCCCGCGTTGCCGAGGTGGTGGTCGGCAGCGGGTTGGCGGACGTTCGGCGCGACGAAGTCTTTCGGGAACTGGTGGCCCACTTCGAAGATGGCCTTGCGGCAGGTCGGACCGCGGAAGACCTCCTGGCCTCGTTCGGCGACGGCGGCTACACGGCTGAGCTGATTCGCCGCGAGAAACGGATCGTCACCCCAGCTCCGCTCGGAGGTACCGGTCCCCGGGACAGCTGGATCCGCCAGCTGCTGCGAGACACGCGCTACGCCATCCGACGCCTGACGGCGCGGCCGGCGTTCACCGCCATTGCCGTTCTTTCTCTCGCCCTCGGCATCGGTGCCAACACCGCCATCTTCACGCTCATCAACGATGTGATCCTCCGGAAGCCACCGCTGGTCCGCCCGCAGGAGCTGGTGGACATCTACCGGTCGGATGCGGCCAACGACTTCGTGCCCTTGACGTATCCGGATCTCGAAGATCTCGCGCGGCGCCGGGATGTCTTCGCCGACGTGGCCGGGTACCGGCTGTTCTTTGCCAGCGGTGTCGATCAGGAGGCCCCGACCCGCATCACCGCCCAACTGGTTTCGGGCAACTACTTCCATGTCCTGGGTCTGACAGCTGCGCATGGGAGACTGATCGAGGCCGCCGATGCGCCGGCGCCGGGAGCCGGGGCGGTTGCTGTGCTCGGCTATCGATACTGGCAACGTGCCTATGGGTCGGATCCCTCGGTGGTGGGGCAGACGCTCCGCCTCTCGATCGGCGAGTATACCATCATTGGCGTCCTGGCCCCCGGATTCGACGGTGCCGTCCGCGGTGCCGTCTCTGAGCTGTACATCCCCCTCACCCGGCTGGGTGACGTTGCGCCCGGAATGCAGCAGGAGTTCACCACCCGGAGCAGCCATTCAATTTTCGTGCGGGCCCGGCTCAACCCGGGTGGGTCGGTTCCCCAGGCCCAGGCGGCGGTCAGCGCCGTGGCCGCGAGCTACCGCGAGCAGGGCCTCGAGGGGTGGCAAGGAAAGGGCGACTTCGTCATCGTGCCATCCGCCGATGTGATCGTCTATCCCCCGGTCGATGCGCTGCTTCGGCCGCTCATGGTCATGCTGATGGTGGTCGTTGGCATGGTGCTGATCATTGCTTGTGCCAACCTTGCGGGATTCCTGCTGGCACGCGCCATCGATCGCAAGAAGGAGATCGGGGTCAGGCTGAGTCTCGGCGCCACCCGACTCCAACTGGTGCGGCAACTCCTGGTCGAGACGGTGCTGCTCGGTACGATCGGCGGGGTGGTCGGTGTGCTGCTTGGCCGCGCAGGGTTGCAAGCCGTCCTGGCCGCCGACCTTCCGCTCCCCATTCCCGTGACGCTCGACCTGTCGCTCGACTGGCGGGTGCTGGCCTTTACCACGATCGTTTCGATCGCGGCCGGCGTCCTGTGCGGTCTGGTGCCGGCGTTGCAAGCCACCCGACTCGATCTCGCGGGCGTGATTCGCGACGAGAGTGCCGGCGGCGGCCGAAACAAGAGTGTGATGCGGAGCGCGCTGGTCATGGGCCAGGTGGTGGTGTCCGTCGTGCTTCTGGTCGTCGCTGGGCTCTTCGTGCGAAGTCTGGACGCCTTGCGTACCGTCGATCCGGGCTTCGGTTCCCGTCCGGCTGCGCTCGTCTGGGTGATGTATGGAGGCAATCGAACGGCCGACGAGGTGAAGCGGAGTGTCGATCGGGCCAGAGACCACCTGGCCGCGTTGCCCGGCGTAGAGTCGGTGGGCCTGACCGAGAACGTGCACCTGAACCTGCTCAACAGCGAGACGGTGCGGATCACCGTCGATGGGGTCGAACCACCCCCTGGCGAGGTGGCGTTCACGGTCGACCGTGCCGGCATCGACACCGGATTCATTGCCGCCGCCCGTCTTCGGATGGTTGCTGGGCGGAATCTTACAGCGTTCGATCTGGACAGCGCCGCCCCGCCCGTGGCCATCGTCAACGAGGCCTTCGCTGCGAAGTTTTGGCCGGATCGCGATCCGGTCGGTCGGCGTTATCGAGTCGGCGGGCGCGAAGTCGAAGTCGTCGGGGTCGTCGCTACCGCCAAGATCCGAAACCTGGCGGAAAACTCGCGCCCCTTCATCTACGACGCGAGCGTCGGTAACGGCTTTACCAACGGCTGGTTCGTCGTGTCCACGCGCGGCGATGCCGATGCCATGCTGGCGGCTGCGGTTCGTGCAGTGCGGCAGGCCGACCCGAACGTTCTGATCATGGAGCAGCGGACCATGGCGCGCCACCTCGAGATCACGGCGCTGCCGATCAAGCTGGGCGCCAGCGCGCTGACCGGGTTTGCGCTGCTGGCGCTGCTCATGGCCGCGATCGGCCTCTACGGATCGGTCAGCTATGCCGTGGCACAGCGGAGCCGAGAGGTCGGAATTCGGCTCTCGCTGGGCGCCGACAGGCAGTCGGTGATCCGGATGCTGATGTGGGGCGGGCTCCGTCTCGTCCTGATCGGGACCGGGCTCGGCATGGTGCTTGGGTTTGCCTTTGGGCGGATCATGGAAGCCTCGCTGTACGGTGTGCCGGCGCTCGATCCCGTCACCCTGCTGATCGTGCCGACCGTCCTGCTCGGCATCACAACGCTGGCGGCTTATCTGCCGGCACGGCGGGCAGGAAAGGTGGATCCGTCGATCGCGCTCAGGCAGGCGTGA
- a CDS encoding beta-lactamase family protein has translation MTLSAPRLRWHRSARRLALPILLIGGVAPANAQQQRPDGDTASVPLEGVDLERWLDRVVPDALQRGDIAGLVVAVVKDGVVLLEKGYGYADVARKTPMDPARSVIRVASVSKLLTATAVLQLVEQGVLELDRDIRSYLDFDLPAGSGPPITLRHLLTHTAGFSEIAYPRYRPPRTLREHVVNPPPRIYPAGTVPAYSNYGFNLAGYLVERMAQMSFGDYLEHRIFLPLGMQHSTVRMVEPGPLGALIVPTYQQASAKEPYPPGLMAEMLPTDSPSGGLATTAHDMTRFMLMQLQGGRYGETRLLLPESVAEMQAPAFIPIPGAQPLGLGLFRSDYRGVRAIGHSGDGEGAHAELKLFPEQGIGVFVAVNSSGAADPLLPAAFSLRARLFRQFADRYLPVTSRPDEPTAATASEHALLVAGEYAWTRRTVGDYREAFELIGRSFFRPAIRANADGTIETTPALAFQSEGRTQTWREIAPFVWRDVDGDARLVMSVRDGGVQAVWSDAAPSVWVSTPVPWHRSTALHLPLLGLVVVAFTLVSFGWAVISIIARRARSAGSTIDQNERSGHWTRVAAVVGLVYLAGWAIAFVLDAPSHLGSQPWIRGLQLIGLICIAGAALSLREAWRSWRRPKLAWTLVESTVTAMSLLYLVWFSFALRLLSLRLG, from the coding sequence GTGACCTTGTCCGCGCCACGGCTCCGGTGGCACCGGTCCGCACGTCGACTGGCGCTTCCGATCCTGCTGATAGGCGGCGTCGCGCCTGCAAATGCGCAGCAACAGCGACCCGACGGAGACACTGCGTCGGTTCCGCTCGAGGGCGTCGATCTCGAGCGCTGGCTCGACAGGGTCGTGCCGGACGCCCTGCAGCGCGGCGACATTGCCGGCCTGGTCGTGGCCGTCGTCAAGGATGGCGTGGTCCTGCTCGAAAAGGGCTACGGCTATGCCGACGTGGCCCGCAAAACTCCAATGGATCCCGCTCGCTCGGTCATCCGGGTGGCATCGGTCTCGAAGCTCCTGACGGCAACAGCCGTGCTTCAGCTGGTGGAGCAGGGAGTGCTCGAGCTCGACCGCGACATCCGCAGCTACCTTGACTTCGACCTGCCGGCGGGCTCGGGTCCGCCTATCACCCTTCGCCACCTCCTGACTCACACGGCCGGCTTCTCGGAAATTGCCTACCCGCGCTACCGGCCACCGCGCACCCTCCGCGAGCACGTCGTCAATCCGCCGCCCCGGATCTACCCGGCCGGAACCGTGCCTGCGTACTCCAACTACGGGTTCAACCTCGCAGGATACCTCGTCGAGCGAATGGCTCAAATGTCGTTTGGCGACTACCTCGAACACCGGATCTTTCTGCCGCTCGGCATGCAGCACTCGACCGTGCGAATGGTGGAGCCTGGCCCCCTCGGTGCGCTGATTGTGCCGACCTACCAGCAAGCCTCCGCTAAGGAGCCCTACCCACCCGGGCTGATGGCGGAGATGTTGCCCACGGATTCGCCGTCCGGTGGCCTGGCCACGACCGCGCACGACATGACCCGGTTCATGCTGATGCAGCTGCAGGGCGGTCGCTACGGCGAGACTCGTCTGCTGCTGCCGGAGTCAGTCGCGGAGATGCAGGCGCCGGCGTTCATCCCGATCCCCGGTGCGCAGCCCCTCGGTCTCGGCCTGTTTCGCAGCGACTATCGTGGCGTTCGTGCCATCGGGCATTCGGGTGATGGTGAAGGTGCGCACGCCGAGTTGAAGCTGTTTCCCGAGCAGGGTATCGGCGTCTTTGTCGCGGTCAACAGCAGCGGGGCGGCCGATCCGCTGCTTCCCGCCGCTTTCTCGTTGCGGGCTCGGCTCTTCCGCCAGTTCGCCGATCGCTACCTGCCGGTCACCAGTCGGCCCGACGAGCCGACTGCGGCAACCGCGTCGGAGCATGCACTGCTGGTGGCCGGGGAGTATGCCTGGACCCGCCGGACGGTCGGTGACTACCGAGAGGCCTTCGAGTTGATCGGGCGGTCCTTCTTTCGGCCGGCCATCCGCGCCAACGCCGATGGTACGATCGAAACGACCCCGGCGCTTGCCTTTCAGTCGGAAGGGCGGACCCAGACCTGGCGGGAGATAGCACCCTTCGTCTGGCGCGACGTCGACGGCGACGCCCGGCTCGTCATGAGCGTGCGCGACGGCGGCGTCCAGGCGGTCTGGTCCGATGCGGCACCCTCGGTCTGGGTCAGCACGCCAGTACCCTGGCACCGTTCGACCGCGCTCCACCTGCCGCTGCTCGGTCTGGTCGTGGTAGCATTCACCCTCGTATCCTTCGGTTGGGCGGTCATCTCGATCATCGCTCGCCGCGCTCGATCAGCGGGATCCACCATTGATCAGAACGAGCGATCGGGACACTGGACCCGCGTTGCCGCGGTCGTTGGCCTGGTCTATCTCGCCGGGTGGGCCATCGCGTTCGTCCTCGACGCGCCCTCGCACCTCGGCAGCCAGCCCTGGATCCGCGGCCTGCAGCTGATTGGGCTCATCTGTATAGCTGGTGCTGCGCTGTCGCTGCGGGAGGCATGGCGCTCCTGGCGCCGACCGAAGCTCGCATGGACGCTGGTCGAGAGCACGGTGACGGCGATGTCGTTGCTCTATCTGGTGTGGTTTTCGTTTGCCCTTCGTCTGCTGAGTCTTCGGCTGGGTTGA
- a CDS encoding CPBP family intramembrane metalloprotease translates to MSSPVARPMRPIGVIGSLLYFAIPAALFSASLLGLLPWMVRQGYDGIIVFSVTFAGPLALMLVAALVAYRLEGHPWTWEAFRDRMRLRKPTGRDWLWTAGLVVVSMAGASLLGPLAEPLNSVRLYSAPPEFTSFMGDMRNGVLSGASLEGRWLVGLWLVMGLVVFNIGGEELWWRGIILPRQELAFGKWAWLVNGLLWDLFHIFYHTTLGGIIAYLPITVPLAYVAQRTGSTWPGIVGHLATNIAFAIFVIRAVLG, encoded by the coding sequence ATGTCCAGTCCCGTCGCCCGTCCAATGCGCCCCATAGGCGTCATCGGATCGCTGCTCTACTTTGCCATTCCCGCAGCACTGTTCTCAGCCAGCCTGCTGGGCCTGCTGCCGTGGATGGTCCGCCAGGGCTACGACGGCATCATCGTCTTCAGCGTCACCTTTGCCGGACCGCTTGCCCTGATGCTCGTGGCGGCGCTGGTGGCCTATCGGCTCGAAGGACACCCCTGGACGTGGGAGGCATTCCGTGACCGGATGCGGCTCCGGAAACCGACCGGGCGCGATTGGCTCTGGACCGCAGGCCTCGTGGTAGTCTCGATGGCAGGAGCGTCCCTGCTCGGCCCGCTGGCTGAACCGCTCAATTCCGTTCGCCTGTACAGCGCCCCTCCCGAGTTCACCAGTTTCATGGGCGACATGCGCAACGGGGTTTTGAGTGGCGCCTCACTCGAAGGACGCTGGCTGGTGGGCCTGTGGCTCGTCATGGGCCTCGTTGTCTTCAACATCGGAGGAGAAGAACTCTGGTGGCGTGGCATCATCCTGCCTCGGCAGGAACTGGCGTTCGGAAAGTGGGCCTGGCTGGTCAACGGCCTGCTCTGGGATCTCTTCCATATCTTCTACCACACCACGCTCGGCGGCATCATCGCCTACCTGCCTATCACGGTGCCGCTTGCGTATGTGGCCCAGCGAACGGGGAGTACCTGGCCAGGCATCGTTGGCCATCTGGCCACCAACATTGCCTTTGCCATCTTTGTAATTCGCGCTGTCCTGGGCTAA
- a CDS encoding OmpA family protein, translated as MRPPSLRHSSLLLLLMAGGAGPVEGQLDRIRRRVQRAAEDEVGRKAEAMTRNAVRCVVGDAACAEKARKDGKTAVFTDAEGQVILDDKGRPVTDARDASRAADQPGSGVWRNYDYVPGNTVWYALDLAREPIGRFPAKQLTFVSGNAQTVERDSARVLEFTAPTTIVVPLGKALPDDFTIELDFQASAPNAALVLTTSRTESRNMRTYHGPYLYLYQVSGIAEKGQHRSSTAGFWHIATEPIAYRFQVDGGPDPADDYAILYAGTERAAQLPAGEFARGDAIEIHVPATQGRPAYISRLVVAVHGAPLYQALDRDGSVTTRGILFDFDSDRLRPESTPTLEQLYQALEQHPDLQITIEGHTDALGGTAYNQQLSERRAAAVTAYLTKRGIAPTRLQAVGKGESEPVGGNATEAEREQNRRVVIIKRN; from the coding sequence ATGCGACCTCCTTCGCTCCGCCACAGCTCTCTGCTCCTGCTCCTGATGGCTGGCGGCGCAGGACCGGTTGAAGGGCAGCTCGACCGGATTCGTCGACGGGTCCAGCGCGCTGCGGAAGACGAGGTCGGCCGGAAGGCCGAGGCCATGACGAGGAACGCGGTTCGCTGCGTCGTCGGCGACGCGGCGTGTGCGGAGAAGGCGAGGAAGGATGGCAAGACGGCCGTCTTTACTGACGCCGAGGGCCAGGTGATCCTCGACGATAAAGGACGGCCGGTCACGGACGCCAGAGACGCGAGCCGAGCTGCGGACCAGCCGGGCAGCGGGGTGTGGCGAAACTACGACTATGTGCCGGGTAACACCGTTTGGTATGCGCTCGACCTCGCACGCGAGCCGATCGGTCGATTCCCTGCCAAGCAACTGACTTTTGTCTCCGGCAACGCCCAGACGGTCGAACGGGACAGTGCTCGGGTGCTCGAGTTCACTGCTCCGACGACGATCGTCGTGCCCCTCGGCAAGGCGCTGCCAGACGACTTCACGATCGAGCTCGACTTCCAGGCTTCGGCTCCGAACGCAGCACTCGTTCTCACGACGTCGAGGACCGAGTCGCGCAACATGCGGACCTACCATGGGCCGTATCTCTACCTGTATCAGGTGTCGGGAATCGCCGAGAAGGGACAGCACCGATCGAGCACGGCCGGCTTCTGGCATATCGCGACGGAGCCCATCGCCTACCGGTTCCAGGTCGACGGCGGTCCGGACCCCGCCGACGACTACGCCATTCTCTATGCCGGCACCGAGCGGGCCGCCCAACTGCCTGCCGGTGAGTTTGCCCGTGGCGACGCCATCGAGATTCATGTTCCCGCCACGCAGGGCCGGCCTGCGTACATCAGCAGGCTGGTGGTGGCCGTTCACGGCGCCCCCCTCTACCAGGCACTCGATCGGGACGGGTCGGTCACGACCCGAGGCATCCTCTTCGACTTCGACAGCGACCGACTGCGCCCCGAATCGACACCAACGCTGGAGCAACTCTACCAGGCCCTGGAGCAGCACCCTGATCTCCAGATCACCATCGAAGGTCACACCGATGCGCTGGGAGGTACCGCCTACAATCAGCAGCTTTCAGAGCGGCGTGCGGCGGCTGTCACAGCCTATCTCACCAAACGGGGAATTGCCCCGACTCGGCTCCAGGCCGTCGGGAAAGGGGAGAGCGAACCTGTGGGGGGAAACGCCACCGAAGCAGAACGAGAGCAGAACCGTCGCGTCGTCATCATCAAGCGAAACTGA